The Humulus lupulus chromosome 7, drHumLupu1.1, whole genome shotgun sequence region CATTTCCCCACGACTTCTTTCAATTATTCGATGTCGGGGATGAGATCTTCCTTTAAGTCTACATGGTGCTCGTCATGACCAGGTACTTCACGATGAGGCAAATTCCTAGTCAGAGGAACCTGTTGGGCGGACGCAAAGGAGGAAATCAGCTGCTCGAAGAACGGTCAAGTTGTCTAATGGTTTTGTTTCTCCCTTGAGGTTATTGGCTTTGGAATCTTGTAGTTATAGCCATGTGTTTTGAATTCATCGAATTGACGAAAGGAAATAGATCTTGAGTTTGactctcaacaaaagcaccaaaatgttgaccaacaatttggtcaatgacattgagtcaaataaatgataataattGATAAAAGAGCTGAACTTAAGTAAACGACacaaaattttatagtggttcggcaccaagagttggtaatgacctacgtccatttGAACTTTTATTAATCACAAAAGTCTCAGACTCAAGATTAGAATAACAAGATTCAATTGAGTTTCTTAAGCCAAAGAGAGAGAATACAATTTGACAGAATTTATGTATGTAAAGTGCGcatgaaaaataataaatgtgagagatctctatttatagtCTCTAGTGGGGCATGGACCTTACAAGAATGAAATTGGCAATATACACATAATGTGGGTCTTTTACAACTGCATAcacaataaaagaatataaaaaatACATTATAATTACAATTAAGTAAATATCTCATAGATTTTAGGTTGGTCTGGTCGGCTAGGCTGCTATTGGTAATTCCTTTCGACCAAAGTTCCCTTCGAGTAGCATAGCTTGCACGTGGTTGACTTGTACTCTTCGATCAGCAAATGTTCTCTTTATTATATCTTCCTCGAGGCAAGTAACTCTGTCTTTTGGTTGTTCGAGGATATTCGACCAGGGTTAGTAACATTAATGCTTCTAAACACCACACGTCGTTCTATTACGCCACATCACGATGCTGTTTTTTTTGgataaatactattttttaaaaaaaaattacatttttaaatatatatatttaaattttgtaaatttttcaatttttatgaatagtttatctaaaaatgaatattattatttcaaattttatattatttatgttaattctgatattaaatttaaatataattttttatattattgcatatatataaattatttattgttaCCATTGATTTTTTAATCCACCAATTATCAAAAATCcttatatattattgttgttgttattattaaatatttaattttttaaaattaaaatttagtcTTATTATTATTTAAGTCGAGTGATTTTCgaatgaaattatatttttgtttgatatatatttatatttaaattgatgtattagatttttaaatttttgtGTAATatgttaataaataaaaataatactttaacatttaaatattatttatttaatttttctattaAATTATAGGGAGAGTGTGAGGTAGGGTAGTCATTTTTTCCCTATTAATACATCACTATATTAACATGAGGGTGTGTCTTGACTCCAATTTCATTTTCATGAAGGTGTTCATTGTATTATAACGAACCTCTTGGGAGTTAccgaaaaatttcaaataatttacagttTTGAAAATAGAGTTCAAACAGATGTGTTTAGACGCATATaagaaaaaacataaaaacatgcatgtttgcattaagctgtttgaactctgtttttgacattgtaaattatttagaatttcttaaaaaCTCGCAGGAGGTTAGCTATAACTACAATCAACACCatcatgaaagaaaaaaaattggggTAAAAACGCCACCACTTACCCATATAGGGAGTGTGTCATACCGGTAGGATTAAAAAGACTACCCTATCTTAGGCTTTTgtaaactattttaaaaaaatataacattaatACAACATTTCACGGGTTTTCATATCTTAGGCTTGAATAAAAAACtcgtatgtatatatatataatataatatcatATTGATGTGGATGTATACTATGGTACAACACAACCGATAGCTCAACGACCATCGTTGGATAATCCATGTGATTGTACATTGCGTTTTCAATACCTCCCAAACCTgaattttgaagaaaaataaaggaTGAACTATAGAGTTCTTTTGTTAACATTACAAGATGTGTTATTTCAATAATTGTTAATAGTATCTAACAAGAATTATGTGACTCCATCTACATTATAATTTGTTGATTAGTGAAGTTACTCATGTTCCTATTAATGACTCAATATTCTTACATGTGTTCTATGTGAGACATTATACTCTAATAGTATCAAAGACTTATTTATTGTAGGTAAGGGTTTGTGTTAACTTAATTATGTAGAAAACCCTACATAATATAATTCAAGATAATAAAACTAGAGAACTAATTCTGTTGAAAACCCTACATAATAAAAATAGAGAACTAATTttgcatatatatttttattaaagtgTTGAATAAAAATAGAGAACTAATTATGCTGACACATAATTATCTTCTTACTTGTTAAATTTGATTAGTTTTGATTGGTAACCACACTATACTTATCTAATAATCTTGTGGTTTAAGGATCTAACACATAAGAAGAAAAATGTCAAAAACTTAACAAAGTAAAATggctatttaggttttttaccccccgaactattacatatgcattatcgtgccccccgaatttttcaggcagttaaaaaatccccccatctattcacagtcatgtaaattaggacttccgtccaattccgttcattttttgtaaagggaggatgatgtggccttttttttacataattttggATGACACGTGGGACTCTAAAGTGtacaaaaagaattaaataattaattaacaatccCTCTCtgcatataaatttatatatatttttatatatactaaTTAATAACAAGTATTAGGcacatcatatcatatcatataacacctccaaatgctcttAATTCGTATCTCAAGCTGATCAAACCAAGGTAGAACAAGTGGAGGTGGAAGGGTCAAACAGAGCCGGAAGCAAGTACTTCCTTCCATTACCGCCATGAGCATTGTAGCTGGCACCAGTCGTGGGGTCAACCAAGAGATCATCGGCATATCCAGGGTAGGCCCCCTTCCCAAAAGTACCGGGACAAGCCAAACCCGCCTCTAGTGGAGCCTCCTTCGGCCCTTGGAAGTACCCATTTCCGAACAGGTTCGTTGCGGTTCCAGCCAAAAGGCCAGCCAGGTTGATGATCACTCCGTCAAGACCCATGTCATTGTTTGGAGCAATCAGTGGCTGTGCTTGTGGTCCGTAAATGGGCTGGTGGAATGGCCATGCGCATTGACCTAGACACTGGGTCTCCGAGTTTCCGACCCAGATGTAAGCGAACTTGGAGCTCTTTATATTTCCTCTCAATTTGTTGTCGGCAATGTCAGCGGCAATCAAAACAACGTTGATGGCGTCCTTTTGACCGCCCTTGGAGGCCAGGCGCACAATGTGTTTACTGGTCAACGTTTTTCCGAGATAGTAGGTCTCATCGATGAACTCGGCTCCTAGTGAGACGGAGAGGGACGAAGGTTTCTTGGAGTTGGAGTTGGCAAGGCGCAGGTAGGTTTTGATGGTCTTACACCATGTGTTGACTGATGGTTGGTCTACGTTGGGTTCGGAAGAAGATGGAGAAGTAAGGGAGGTAATGAAGTCGGAGACAATGGCTCGTTGGGATGGCTTGAAGTTTCCATACCATATCAGGCTAATGGAGATTTTTTCAAAGAGAATAGAGCCATTGTGGTACTGGAAAGGAAGTGGCTCCTGGGTTTTGTCGGACTCACTGGAAAGAATCCCACATGTCATcccaaattatgtaaaaaaaaggccacatcatcctcccgttacaaaaaatgaacggaattggatggaagtcctaatttacatgactATGAATAGATCGGGAAGATTTTTTAACTTCCTGAAAAATTCGGGGGGCACGATAATGCatatgtaatagttcggggggtaaaaaacctaaatagccAAGTAAAATAGATAAGTCGGATGACCAATAGGCTGAAAACAAAATAGATATACTCATCTAATATTCTTGAGATTCAAGGATCGAACCCATATGAACAAAatcgagatatggaaaatggaagtattcgtgaagaaaaaaaaacataaatatatatttataaagaatgaaaaaaatattaaaatgaaTTTAATGCATGGGAAAAGTAATAAACTGCGTACAAAATAACACTAATTCCTTACAATGCATGTGAGGGAAAACAAATTGCAACAACAATAGCACATCCCATTATCTAGGGAAAAAAAACAGAATCACTTGATTtttttgagtaatgatatgtgcacctaaaatatgcacccaaacattacacataGCGACGTGACACTACTTTTTAAACAGTGGATCCTAGTTTTGATAAATGTGATTCACTAGTCTAAACTGCGAGGTTACTGTGTGATGTTtgggtgcatattttgggtgcacaatTCATTATTCTTTGTAAACTCCCTATCTTATCTAACTTTACCAAATGTTACTTTTGATACTTATATAAAAAATACCAATAATAGTCCAAAAGTTCAATGGGGACTTTTTAAAATAATGCAATATGGCTCCAAATGTTTAAAAACAAAACCAAATGTATTTATGCAGTTTTGTACATAGAAAATAAATACAATCCACTGAGTTTGAAAATAAATGAAAGATAGACGGATAATTATTCTATGGAATTTCCGGATCGTCCCCGTCCAGTAGCTCCCCACAGCATACATACTTATGACAATGGAAACTATCAGCTCACCTTGCGTGCCACACAACTAGCCTAACGCCTACCTAGAAGGGGAAAGTAAAGGGTGAGTTAAaagctcagtaaggaagtacaaacaattaCAATCAacataaaaatacaacatttctACATTGTCTTCATATCTTAAATGAAATATAACACACTATTATTCAATTTCTATATACTTtatctaaaaataaatatacaaacAAATAAAGTAAATTCTGTGAGGAAACCAAGAAAAAAACCCATGAAAAACTGATCCTCCTGTCCCCACTTTGGGGGTCTATGGCACGTCTACCTTGTGAGTTAcatcataccttagtaactcctttgttgtgtcgcgtacATAACACTAACAACATTGTTTCTCTTTCATACAATCTTCAACAGATCACTCATAGTACTTGTATCACTACACCAAAATACCCATTTTGTGttagtcaacgcagttgactggCGTCGTTGACCTAGAATCAGGATTTGTGGCAGTTGAGCACTGCCCAAATGCAGGGGCATTTGCATCAGTGATATCTCTGACACTGTTAATTCGCGACGTTTGAGTCAGTGGCCAGCTGACACCATTAACGCCCTGTTTACGTCAGTGGGCAACTGATGCAAACACATCGTTAGCATCAGTTGCCCACTGATGCAAATGGTACTCCCAGTATTAAATCCCAGCTATCGTCTTCGAGCCCCTAATTCTCCCAAATTCGAAAACTTAGGTTTTCTCCTAACAACCAGCGGCGCCTCCGACCTTCTTGACCCCTACGacttaggttttttttttcattttttttatattttttattttgaagattattgtttgaaagACAAAAACCCTCCTCTTGATTTTTTTCTCTAACTTGGTTTGCAGGGGTCATGTAGGTGGCCGGGGTTTAGGGGCCGTGGGGGGTGGTCGGGGTCGCAGGGGTTGAGAGGTGGTTGTCTGGGGACTGGGTACAGGGGGACCTGGGTTGCATAGGGTGGCTGGGGGCTGGGTACACGGGGTCGGGGTTCAtagcatttttttttattctttaatatagcatttgcgtcagtgcccaaCTGTCACAAACGTGGCATTTGTGACAATGCCCAACTAACACCAATTATAGTGTTTGCATCAGTTGGACACTTTCAGAAATGCCACATTTGTGACAGCTGGGTACTTATACAAATGCCAGGGTTGTTTTCGTCATGGGATTCCGCGTCAGTTTCAAAATTGACATAAAAGATGAAATGTGGCAGTAAGGAACTGTCACAAatgaccttttttgtagtagtgtattatCTTACCACATAAGGTACTTGTTTTACTTTCTAACATCGAGAACAATATTACATAGgaatctagctaacttccttacctcaaggaaAAAACAAGAACGAGATTACTTTATAATGATCCTAGAATAATAGTCAAAACACTTCTTTTAATATCATGTAAAACACACATGAGCGCGTCAAAGGATATTCCACGTgagcatgggccatgcacacgtggcataTATCTCATAACAAGTTCCACCACTTTCTAGATTCAAGCATAACTTATACATAAAATCATGCCATAAAATCACGCTTGCATGTCATTCATAAACTCATGGAAATCAATGCCAATACACATATCAACCCCAAAGATCTTCAAGCAAGGACCTTAAACTTACTCAATTAACATATAACTACACGTAAAAAtacatttgcatgtaacatgcatacatgggaCAATTCTTGAAAACTATACCAAAGTTTATAATGTCATGCACTCATTTCATATCAACTTTACAAAAAtttcaataattattattaaaactCAATTAACTACCCATTGATTTGCTTAGCATGTTTGCTACCATTTTGACATCTTAAAATCATTTGAAATCATGAACCAAGCCTTGACccaaaaatcaaattaaaatcacACAACTAATCATGGCTGAAACCAACAATAGGCAAAGGAtaccaattttttttccaaacattgCAATACATATTTATTCACCAACTTGTttgatatatataattaattttgaaacaatatcataaaaataatttaccaACTTCCCATAAACATAATGTTGGCCTAACCTATAAAGAAAAAAtcaatacataaataacaaaATTTCATGCATCACTCTTCATCATGAATCAACTCCTAACATGCTTTCTAATCAAACCACAAAATATAAAATACcactttaataaataaaaaataaaaatactaattattttaAATTCTCCTTCTAGAAAacctaatcacataaaatcatggcatttacaattattaaaaaaaaatcatattgaTAAATAAAATGTCATCACGGCATAAAACTCACTCTTAGCTTACTCATGCCtgctaaataaaaatattaacaaTAGAATTCAGCATGTGATATggaattataaaataaaaaatttcacctTAATAATATACCAACAGTACATGAATAAATCTAACATGCTTCCTAGCATCATATACAAGTCCCTAATAATTTTATAATCTCATTTACACATCTAGCACAATATCACACCATGCAATATAGCCTAGGCTGAAATCTCATAAACAAGCAAAATCATAAATTGTCAAAGAACCCTATTCTAGTCATGCTTCTATCATTTTCTTGCATAAAACATTTTACCAAAAATAATCACTTTTAGAGAAATAAGCACTATTGGCAGAAACCATCAAGGGATTATAATGAAGAATTTTAAATCAATTAGCATGCTTCCTAATAAACCAATACCTCACACTTTTTAATCTTGGTTGTATGATCATAAATAAAATAGACATAAGCATCATTCTTTCTAAGACCCACAAAAATTATTAATCATGCTTTCAACATAAATAAATATCACACAATGAAAATCATGCTCCACACCATATGTACCAAGTCTCGCCAAATATTACCACAAAATCATATCATATCTTCCAAATGAGATTGAATCCTAGTATGCTTGCTATTCCAAATATAAAATCAACACATGTATTCATCATAGCAACATTATTTCACAAATATACTAGAACCCTAGATCAAGCCTATGCCGAAACTACATcaccaaaatccataaacaaagcaatgatgaaataaagaaaaatttagCATACATGATCTAGAATTTGGAGAGTAAAGAAGAagatcaacatatgcataacaagaAACCCTATCATGATTTTCGATGAAATCAACCAATCAAGAAATGAAATGTTAACTAAAATTACATTACCTCTTGATGGTGTAGAACAAAACTTAACACTAGGGTTAATCCTTTTGATACTCTAGCTAGCACCACAATGACTTATTCCCATAAAAAAAAACCTTAGCTTAGAATTAAGAAGAGTAGCAAAGATTAAAAGAATTCAAAACCCAACATTaccttcctttttccttctcttttctcttctagGGTTCAAAACCCTCTCTCTCTTtgtcttctctttttcttttcctttctctcctcttcctGCAGCCACCAAGCAATGAGCTCTCAAGCTCATTTCATTTCAGGTTTAAGCCACTTAGTGGTCGAAACCTAAGCCCCAATGAGAAAAGGAAACACCTCATTTCCTTCTTTGATACTCTAGCTAGCACCACAATGACTTATtcccatcaaaacccaaaaaacaaaaaaaacaaaaaaccatAGCTTAGAATTAAGAAGAAAAGCAAAgatcttctctttttcttttcctttcatctcttttcctttctctcaTCTTCCTTGTGATTTTGGCAGCCACCAAGCAATGAGCTCTCAAGCTCATTTCTTTTCCCGTTTAAGCCACCCAGTGGTCGAAACCTAAGCCCCAATGAGAAAAGAAAAAACCTcatttccttatttatttaattccCTATATTCTTTATAAAGAAAATGGTAGACTTTCCTTTTCTTATTGATCCCACACTAATGTAGAATTTTCCAAAAATGGAAACAAGAATTACACTCTTGCTCCTCCTTATCCACACGCCAccctttctttctctcttcttttctgcTTTCCTTTTTACTGTGTGAACAGAAGCTATCTAGAATGTTTCCTCATTACTTGTAGCAAATTTTAAACAAGGAAAAAATCTCATTTTCATGATTTAGTCTAGGTTCAAGCCTTATCTTCATGCATGCACACATACTTGTCATACAGTCACACACACACAAACAAGCATACAACgcacatgcataaaataataaaataaaattaattaaatcaactattcaacttaacaattaaattaaataaaaaaataaaaactaacatttaaacaatcataaaacaaaaaattaacaaactattaaataaaataaaataaaaaatcaggtTCGGTGCACTCTTTTTATATTGAAAAAGTCAAAACAAGTATAGACTAGTTGACTTTTACAGTTAAAAGACTGAAGATAGTCAACATTACTATTCATGCGttaatatatttttcattttacttTTCAGTTGATGAACATACATATAGTATCGATTTCTGTATGTTTTTATTGTATGTGTATGGTTGCATTGAATTTCATATACCTTGATGACGATGGTATATTAATCCCATCTttgatatattattatatattaaagaagtttcattatattataatatgatcaCCACTTCCAAGAATGAGATGTACTCTTACTTGTTGCTATCATATAAATCTATATAATTTAACAACTCGTTAATTGTTAAATTCCTTATTCTCTCGTTCATTGCACATTAGTGTTTCTAGTTAAAGAACACAGCTGTGCAAGCCATAAATAATATGAACAAATCACTAAATCATTTGTAACCATCTATTAATTGAAATACATTAAAAGGTTTGGTAGATGGTAGTCGTCTCCGTTGTTCTAGGTATAATTAAATGCCTTGCTACATGTGGAGGTGGTAGGACAGCGGACCATAACAACATTTGTTTCTGCACCTAGCTTAGCCTTTCTGTCTACTCTTCTCCCTTCCAAGACCATATTTTTTCTTATCATTTTCTGCACTTATTATATATTTAGAAATTTGAAATCCCCAATATACTCAAACAATCATAAATTAACATCTTTTCAATAGTGGAAGACTACAAGTCAGCAAAGGGTGTGTATAAAAATCAGGTTCTAATTAGACCCACTTCAACAGTCTACTCAGCACTATACTAAAATAATTGGCCTTAATTTCAAAACCTCATttgattgcttttttttttttttttgtatataaatatataattttatatggtGTTAGTCAATGTAAAATGTGAGTAAACTATCCACATATCAAGGCGACTGTTGGGTGAtgttaaaagcttacctttgcgTCT contains the following coding sequences:
- the LOC133792203 gene encoding protein PHOSPHATE-INDUCED 1-like, giving the protein MTCGILSSESDKTQEPLPFQYHNGSILFEKISISLIWYGNFKPSQRAIVSDFITSLTSPSSSEPNVDQPSVNTWCKTIKTYLRLANSNSKKPSSLSVSLGAEFIDETYYLGKTLTSKHIVRLASKGGQKDAINVVLIAADIADNKLRGNIKSSKFAYIWVGNSETQCLGQCAWPFHQPIYGPQAQPLIAPNNDMGLDGVIINLAGLLAGTATNLFGNGYFQGPKEAPLEAGLACPGTFGKGAYPGYADDLLVDPTTGASYNAHGGNGRKYLLPALFDPSTSTCSTLV